TTTTTTGCAAGAATAGAACCTACAGAAAAAAGTAAACACACGATGAACATCAATGTCACTGCTATTTTCATCCGTTTGTTATAACTGATACGCAGTTCATAAGCACCATAAGCTTTGTTACGATTAGCGAAGAGAATATCGAGGATATCATTTCGCGAAGTGAATTTCTTTTCCATGGCGTTTGGTTTATTAGTGAGATACGCGAGGAGAGAAATTCCATACGTGAGAAGTAAATAGTGAATGGTGAATTGTCAATGGTGAGTAGTGAGTGCCTTTATTCACCATTGACAATTCACCATTCACCATTCACACTCACCACTGACTACTCACTACTGACTATTCACTACTAACAAAAAAAGCCACCCGCGAATGCAGATGGCTTTTTTGAAAAATTATCAGTTGAAAGATTACTCTTCAGATACCATGAAAGTGATACTTTGCTTGTGACGATAGATTACGTTACGTCCGTTTTGAACGGCGGGTTTCCAGTTAGGACCTCTTTTGATAACGCGAACTGCTTCGTCTTTGGTTCCGTATCCGGGATCGTTCTCAGCTTTTACTTCACTGATACCACCGTTTTTATCTACGATGAATGAAACGATCACCGTGTATTTACCCGGAGGAGCACCATTTTCAACAGGAAGATCTCTGTTCAGGTTACGCTCGAGATATTTGGTCCAAGCAGGCAAACCACCAGGGAATTCTGCAGGGATCTGTACCACGGTAAATACCTTATCGTAATCTTCTTCTTGTTTAGGAGCTTCTACCACACCGGTACCTTTTACTTCTACCGGAGGGGCAACGATACCTTCATCTTTGATACCTTCCTGATTGATGGTACCGATCTTGGTATCTTCCAGTTTTTCCACTTCCTTGATCTCTTCTTCAGGCTTCACTTCTTCATCCTTCACAATTTTAGGAGGGGTGAATTTAGTGATCTCCACTTTTGGTGGCTCCTGCTTCGGAGGTGGAGGCGGAGGCGGAGGTTCAGGCTTTTTCTCATCCTGCTTAACATCTTCCAAGTTCACATCTTCAACGAAGATCTGAGTCTTTTCTTTGTCGCCGGAGTTAGCAACCAATGAACCTACGAGGAAAAGCAGGCACACCAATACAGTTCCTATGATAGCGTAAGTGATACGCTTGTTGTAGGTTCTGCGGAGTTGGTACGCGCCGTACTCTTTGTTTCTACCCTCGAAAACGATATCAAGGATATCCGCGGTTAAAATTTTATTTACGTCCATTGTTAGGTCTTTAAATAGTATGATTCATTGTGTGGCTTTTTCCACAAGTGAAAATCTGATTAGTTAGAGGCAGCAGCTGCACCGGCAGCATCTGACAATTTAACCAGTTGTTCTTCCACAGGTGAAATATCCACGAGCGCATAACGCTTTAACACATTAATGGTCATTTCATCCAGAATGTCCACCACATTTTTGTAAGTGCTTTCAGATGAAGGCTTCAATACTACAACCAGGTCTTTCTCATTGGTACGTGCTTTTTTGTCGAGCAGTACGGTACGAATTTCCTTGAAAGTAGAAGACTTGAAGTTAGAACCATCAGGTGCCAATTGACCTTCATAATAGAAGACGTTATTGTCTTTTCCTAACAGAAGGGTGATAACACCAGATTCTTTCGCCTTGTTCTGATCCTCCGGATTATCGGCATCTTTTGGTAAAAAGAGCTTCATAGCCGTAGGTTGACTCATCGTTGTGGTGAAGATAAAGAATGTGATGAGCAGGAAGCCCAGGTCCACCATGGGCGTCAGGTCAACGCGGGTAGAGAGTTTCTTACCTTTCTTGACCCCGGGGCCCTTTTTGTGGCCCCCGCTACTCGAGGTATCCATTTCTGCCATAACGGTAGAATTTAGTTTTCGTGAGTATTTTGTTTACTGATTCAACAGTGCTTATTCGTCTCTTTTTTCTCCTGCCATGGTTTTCTTCCACAGTTCAGTTCCGGCCGGTACACTCTCAGGATTGGTGATCATCTGAAACTTCAGTTCATCATTTTTCTTGAAAGCATCGATAACAGCTTTGAATGAAGGGAATTTAGCGGCATTATCGCCTTTCACCAACAGGTTCATTTTACCACCAAGATATGCGTCTTTAATAGCTCTCATCCAGACATTCATCTGATTGTCGGTTGAATCCAACACAGGAATTCCGGGGAGTTTATCGCCTTTACGCTGTTCTTCAGGTAAAGAGAGAAAAGAGGCCATACTGTTGAACGGCGCACCATAGAAACCAGCTTTTTTAAACGCTGCAACATTCATGTTGAGGTTCAGATTGGTATTCAGATAGGTACATACCGCTTCTTTCTTTTGTTCATCATCCATCGTAATAAACACCTTACCATCCTTGTCAATCGTTATCATTACAATGTCTTTATCGGGAGCAACTTTAGCAGCCACAGAGTTAGGAGTGGTTACCGCGATCGCTTCAGCCGGTTTGAACTTTGTCGTTAAGATAAAGAATGACAACAGGAGAAAGGCCACATCACACATGGCTGTCATGTCGATGTTGGTACTTTTACGAGGTAATTTGGCTCTTCCCATTGTTAATTATTTAAATGCATTCACTAATTAGATTCAAAACATTTGATTTTCCATATAAATAATCAGCGATTATTTATAGTTAGCAGCAAAGCTTTGAGTTAAAGTGAATCCAGACTCATCGATACCATAAGTGATACCATCGATACGTGTAGTAAATACGTTATACATCACGATCGCGATAGCAGATGTACCGATACCCAGTGCAGTGTTATACAGGGCCTCAGAGATACCTTGAGAAAGTTCACGAGCAGCTTCTCCACCACCTTCATCACCTAACTTAGAGAATGAACGGATCATACCTAATACGGTACCGAACAGACCTAACAGGGTTGCTACAGAAGCGATCGTAGAAAGGAACACAAGGTTCTTCTCCAACATTGGTAATTCCAATGCAGTAGCTTCTTCGATTTCTTTTTGAATATTCAATACTTTCTGCTCAGTAGCGAGTTCAGTATTGGTGATCATTTCTTTATACTTACGCAGACCTGCTTTCATTACATTACCAACAGATCCTTTTTGCTTATCGCACTCAGCCAAAGCCTTATCAACTTCTTTGTTAGCTAAGTGGAACTGTACTTTACGGATGAACTCAGCAATGTTACCAGCACCAGTTGCTTTAGATACTGTCAACAATCTTTCAATACTGAAAGTAACCGCAGTAAGGAATGTACCGATCAGGATAGGTACAACGATACCACCTTCATACATCTTAGTGAATGTACCCTTAGGACCAGCATGTGAAGGCCAGAACCAATGGCTTGGATCAGGATCTGGATTTGTGAAGTTACCTGCACTACCTAATACTACGCGCCAGATGAAATAACCACCCAGGATACATAAAACGGGGGCAAGGGTTGCAACTAAATTACTGCTCTTCTTTGGTTGAACAGACGTTGAGCTTTTTGCAGCTGTTGCAGTTGGTTTTGTCTCAGCCATGATTCGATTGATTTTTGTTTTTTAAAATAACAGTTGATTTAAAAAATTATCCTCGCAATGCTAATGAAAAATCTTTGAAGTCACTCAAACACCATTTCATCAGTCCGAAAGGGGTTACAAAATAGGTAATTTCCTGAAAGCGGCAAATTTGATTCAGCAAAAAACCGCATTTATCCGCTATTTCAGGGTCGGCAAGATAGGGGAATAATCAAATCCTCCCCGACCTTTTCACCGACCCAAATTAAAGATTTTACCATTCATCCAACACTATCCTAAAAAAAATTGTTGATTCCTTTACGAACCTATCTTTAACGATTATTCAAAACCATTTTACACTGAAACAATGAGAAATTATTTTATCGCAGCAGCAATGCTGGCAGCGACCGTGTCGACTGCTCAGAACCGGGATACAACCCGACCTGCCGGTGCACCTCAGTTGAACAATCTACAGGCCGCAGGCG
Above is a genomic segment from Sediminibacterium sp. KACHI17 containing:
- a CDS encoding energy transducer TonB encodes the protein MDVNKILTADILDIVFEGRNKEYGAYQLRRTYNKRITYAIIGTVLVCLLFLVGSLVANSGDKEKTQIFVEDVNLEDVKQDEKKPEPPPPPPPPKQEPPKVEITKFTPPKIVKDEEVKPEEEIKEVEKLEDTKIGTINQEGIKDEGIVAPPVEVKGTGVVEAPKQEEDYDKVFTVVQIPAEFPGGLPAWTKYLERNLNRDLPVENGAPPGKYTVIVSFIVDKNGGISEVKAENDPGYGTKDEAVRVIKRGPNWKPAVQNGRNVIYRHKQSITFMVSEE
- a CDS encoding biopolymer transporter ExbD, with the translated sequence MAEMDTSSSGGHKKGPGVKKGKKLSTRVDLTPMVDLGFLLITFFIFTTTMSQPTAMKLFLPKDADNPEDQNKAKESGVITLLLGKDNNVFYYEGQLAPDGSNFKSSTFKEIRTVLLDKKARTNEKDLVVVLKPSSESTYKNVVDILDEMTINVLKRYALVDISPVEEQLVKLSDAAGAAAASN
- a CDS encoding biopolymer transporter ExbD, which encodes MGRAKLPRKSTNIDMTAMCDVAFLLLSFFILTTKFKPAEAIAVTTPNSVAAKVAPDKDIVMITIDKDGKVFITMDDEQKKEAVCTYLNTNLNLNMNVAAFKKAGFYGAPFNSMASFLSLPEEQRKGDKLPGIPVLDSTDNQMNVWMRAIKDAYLGGKMNLLVKGDNAAKFPSFKAVIDAFKKNDELKFQMITNPESVPAGTELWKKTMAGEKRDE
- a CDS encoding MotA/TolQ/ExbB proton channel family protein, with the translated sequence MAETKPTATAAKSSTSVQPKKSSNLVATLAPVLCILGGYFIWRVVLGSAGNFTNPDPDPSHWFWPSHAGPKGTFTKMYEGGIVVPILIGTFLTAVTFSIERLLTVSKATGAGNIAEFIRKVQFHLANKEVDKALAECDKQKGSVGNVMKAGLRKYKEMITNTELATEQKVLNIQKEIEEATALELPMLEKNLVFLSTIASVATLLGLFGTVLGMIRSFSKLGDEGGGEAARELSQGISEALYNTALGIGTSAIAIVMYNVFTTRIDGITYGIDESGFTLTQSFAANYK